A genomic segment from Flavobacterium litorale encodes:
- the ahcY gene encoding adenosylhomocysteinase, producing MSTKTAPYVAYKVKDISLADWGRKEITLAEAEMPGLMALREEYKDEQPLKGARIAGCLHMTIQTAVLIETLVALGADVTWSSCNIFSTQDHAAAAIAAAGIPVYAWKGLTEEEFDWCIEQTLFFGEDRKPLNMILDDGGDLTNMVFDRFPELAAGIKGLSEETTTGVHRLYERMKNGTLVMPAINVNDSVTKSKFDNKYGCKESAVDAVRRATDLMLAGKRVVVCGYGDVGKGTAASFRGAGSIVTVTEIDPICALQAAMDGFEVKRLETVIGNADIVITTTGNKDIVMGRHFEMLKDKALVCNIGHFDNEIDMAWLNDNHGATKVEIKPQVDKYTINGKDIIILAEGRLVNLGCATGHPSFVMSNSFTNQTLAQIELWKNSENYKNEVYMLPKHLDEKVAALHLAKLGVELETLREDQAAYIGVSVEGPFKPEYYRY from the coding sequence ATGAGTACTAAAACAGCGCCATACGTGGCTTACAAAGTAAAAGATATTTCCCTTGCAGATTGGGGTAGAAAAGAGATTACGCTTGCAGAGGCGGAAATGCCGGGGTTAATGGCACTTCGTGAAGAATATAAAGACGAGCAACCACTTAAAGGTGCACGCATTGCAGGATGCTTGCACATGACGATACAAACGGCGGTATTAATAGAAACACTTGTAGCGTTAGGTGCCGATGTTACTTGGAGTTCTTGTAACATATTCTCTACACAAGACCACGCTGCTGCGGCAATTGCTGCTGCTGGAATACCAGTATATGCATGGAAAGGGCTTACTGAAGAGGAGTTTGACTGGTGTATTGAGCAAACATTATTTTTTGGAGAAGACCGTAAACCATTGAACATGATTTTGGATGATGGTGGTGACCTTACTAACATGGTGTTTGACAGATTCCCTGAGCTTGCAGCAGGTATTAAAGGATTATCGGAAGAAACTACTACAGGGGTACACCGTTTATACGAAAGAATGAAAAACGGTACACTGGTAATGCCAGCTATTAATGTTAACGACTCGGTTACAAAATCGAAATTTGATAACAAATACGGTTGTAAAGAGAGTGCTGTTGATGCAGTACGTCGTGCTACCGACCTTATGTTAGCGGGTAAAAGAGTAGTGGTTTGTGGTTATGGCGATGTAGGTAAAGGTACTGCGGCTTCGTTTAGAGGTGCAGGATCGATAGTTACCGTTACGGAGATTGACCCAATATGTGCACTACAAGCTGCTATGGATGGCTTTGAAGTGAAAAGGTTAGAAACGGTTATTGGTAATGCCGATATTGTTATTACTACTACAGGTAACAAAGATATTGTTATGGGACGCCACTTTGAGATGCTAAAGGACAAAGCATTAGTATGTAACATTGGGCATTTTGATAACGAAATTGATATGGCTTGGTTAAACGATAACCATGGTGCTACTAAAGTAGAAATAAAACCACAGGTAGATAAGTACACCATTAATGGTAAAGATATTATTATTCTTGCCGAAGGGCGTTTAGTAAACCTTGGTTGTGCTACTGGACATCCAAGTTTTGTAATGAGTAACTCGTTTACCAACCAAACGCTTGCGCAGATAGAACTTTGGAAGAACAGTGAAAACTATAAAAACGAAGTGTACATGCTACCAAAACATTTAGATGAAAAAGTAGCAGCCTTACACCTTGCAAAATTAGGTGTGGAGCTAGAAACACTTAGAGAAGACCAAGCAGCGTATATTGGTGTTTCGGTTGAAGGACCATTTAAGCCAGAGTATTACAGATACTAG
- a CDS encoding alpha-amylase family glycosyl hydrolase yields MKKFTALFLLLSCVGFAQITTSPTPALATGPVTVFFDKAGTPLESYNGTIYAHTGVTVDGEQWQGVIGTWGDNDVQPALTLVSGTTYQFEITPDLYTFYGIPTTSTITEISVVFRAASGSPQSEDLFTDIGAFQVNLTAPDEDSTTLLSAGGSLNITAENTGGNANYTLQSNGATIITSNNVTSFSYNATNITENQNYALVVMQGGNTITKNFSVVVNPNTVTQAMPMGVRDGINYNDADDTKATLVLNAPGKDFVYVAGSFNNWQPTSAYAMKKDNATGKFWLEITGLTPGEVNSFQYWVVDETPLANSPAMVKTADPFSTLVLSSFDDQYIAASTYPNLPEYPAGQSFETSVIQTAQVPYNWQVTDFEKPEKEDLIIYELLIRDFNEQKTWTSLISQFGYLRDLNINAIQLMPVMEFEGNISWGYNTAYHMALDKAYGTAESMKQFIDICHQNGIAVILDVALNHVYGRSPLARMWVNDPDGDGFGNTTAENPYCNITATHSYSVGTDLNHQSELTQYYVERTIEHWMNEFKIDGFRWDLTKGFTQECTGNNDSCTNAYHADRVNILMEYADIQWAIDPDFYVIFEHLGFGGSAQEEVEWANYRIDEGKGIMLWGKFTEPYNQNSMGYAENSNFNTMDFENRGFQQPRLIGYAESHDEERLMYKNLAFGNSDGGYDVTDEATALERMKAIGAVVFTIPGPKMLWQFGELGYEYSINYCENGTITEGCRTDPKPIPFELGYTADANRMGIYNAWADIIKLRRTRPVFHTNTFTIDSGDLTPRIDIWNESLPAGDLSSVIVVANFDVTAQTVNTFFPTTDDWYDLLDSDAVISGTVENVTLQPGEFKIYGNQPALLNAEGFEATTKVALYPNPATNSFSINTPTQQVTVYTLTGQLVKTYNGTAANTAFNVEGLSNGMYFVKITDDANRVSTIKLIKK; encoded by the coding sequence ATGAAAAAATTTACTGCTCTATTTTTACTACTAAGCTGTGTAGGCTTCGCGCAGATTACTACTTCGCCCACACCTGCATTGGCTACAGGACCAGTTACCGTGTTTTTTGATAAAGCGGGTACACCCCTAGAGAGTTATAATGGCACCATATACGCCCACACAGGCGTTACTGTAGATGGCGAACAATGGCAAGGCGTTATAGGTACTTGGGGCGATAACGATGTGCAACCCGCACTAACATTAGTATCGGGTACTACATACCAGTTTGAAATAACACCCGATTTATACACCTTTTACGGTATCCCTACCACAAGTACAATTACAGAAATATCGGTAGTTTTCAGAGCCGCATCAGGTTCACCACAATCAGAAGATTTATTTACCGATATCGGTGCCTTTCAGGTAAACCTAACCGCACCAGACGAGGATAGCACTACGCTATTAAGCGCTGGAGGGTCGTTAAACATAACTGCCGAAAACACAGGTGGTAATGCAAACTATACCCTACAATCTAACGGAGCTACCATTATTACCAGTAATAATGTTACTAGCTTCTCGTACAATGCTACCAATATTACCGAAAACCAAAACTATGCCTTAGTAGTAATGCAAGGTGGTAATACCATTACAAAAAACTTCTCGGTAGTAGTAAACCCAAACACCGTTACACAAGCAATGCCTATGGGCGTGCGCGATGGTATTAATTATAATGATGCCGACGATACAAAAGCAACATTAGTGCTAAACGCACCTGGTAAAGATTTTGTTTACGTTGCTGGTAGCTTTAATAACTGGCAGCCAACATCGGCATACGCCATGAAAAAAGATAACGCTACAGGTAAATTCTGGTTAGAAATTACTGGGCTTACACCTGGCGAAGTAAACTCGTTCCAATACTGGGTGGTAGATGAAACACCATTGGCAAACTCGCCAGCAATGGTTAAAACAGCCGACCCGTTCTCTACATTAGTACTATCGTCATTTGACGATCAGTACATAGCAGCCTCTACCTACCCTAACCTACCCGAATACCCAGCAGGGCAGTCGTTCGAAACATCAGTAATTCAAACAGCGCAAGTACCTTACAACTGGCAGGTTACTGATTTTGAAAAACCAGAAAAAGAGGATCTTATCATATATGAGCTATTAATTCGTGATTTTAACGAGCAAAAAACATGGACGTCGCTTATAAGCCAGTTCGGATATTTGAGAGATTTAAACATAAACGCCATACAGCTTATGCCTGTAATGGAGTTTGAAGGCAACATCTCGTGGGGTTACAATACTGCCTACCATATGGCTCTGGATAAAGCGTATGGTACAGCAGAATCGATGAAGCAATTTATCGACATTTGCCACCAAAACGGTATAGCAGTAATATTAGATGTTGCGCTTAACCACGTATACGGTCGGTCGCCATTAGCACGTATGTGGGTAAATGATCCTGATGGCGATGGTTTTGGTAACACTACAGCAGAAAATCCATATTGCAACATCACAGCAACACACTCGTACAGTGTGGGTACCGATTTAAATCATCAATCAGAACTAACACAATACTACGTAGAGCGTACTATTGAGCACTGGATGAATGAGTTTAAAATAGATGGTTTCCGTTGGGACTTAACCAAAGGATTTACACAAGAGTGTACAGGTAATAACGATAGTTGTACAAACGCCTACCATGCCGACAGGGTTAATATTTTGATGGAGTATGCCGATATACAATGGGCTATAGATCCTGATTTTTATGTAATATTCGAACACCTAGGCTTTGGGGGTTCTGCACAAGAAGAAGTAGAATGGGCAAACTACCGTATAGACGAGGGCAAGGGTATTATGCTTTGGGGTAAATTTACAGAGCCTTACAACCAAAACTCTATGGGGTATGCCGAAAACAGCAACTTTAACACTATGGATTTTGAAAACAGAGGTTTCCAACAACCACGACTTATAGGGTATGCCGAAAGTCATGATGAGGAACGACTAATGTATAAAAATCTTGCCTTTGGTAATAGCGATGGCGGGTACGATGTAACCGACGAAGCTACTGCTTTAGAACGAATGAAAGCCATAGGTGCTGTAGTATTTACTATACCTGGACCAAAAATGCTATGGCAGTTTGGCGAACTAGGGTACGAATACAGTATTAACTATTGCGAAAACGGTACTATAACAGAGGGATGCCGTACCGACCCAAAACCAATACCATTTGAACTGGGTTACACAGCCGACGCCAACCGTATGGGAATATACAATGCTTGGGCAGATATTATAAAATTAAGACGTACCCGACCTGTATTCCATACCAACACTTTTACTATCGACTCGGGCGACCTTACACCTCGAATTGATATTTGGAACGAAAGCCTACCAGCTGGAGACCTTAGTAGTGTTATAGTAGTTGCTAATTTTGATGTTACGGCACAAACGGTAAACACATTTTTTCCAACTACTGATGATTGGTATGATTTACTAGATAGCGATGCCGTAATAAGTGGCACCGTAGAAAACGTAACACTACAACCTGGTGAATTTAAAATATACGGTAACCAACCTGCTTTGCTTAACGCAGAAGGTTTTGAGGCTACAACAAAAGTGGCACTTTACCCCAACCCTGCAACAAACAGCTTTAGCATTAATACACCAACCCAACAAGTAACAGTATATACACTTACTGGGCAACTTGTAAAAACATATAACGGAACAGCAGCCAATACAGCATTTAATGTAGAGGGACTTAGCAACGGAATGTATTTTGTAAAAATTACAGACGATGCCAACCGTGTAAGCACTATCAAGCTAATAAAAAAGTAA
- the rplM gene encoding 50S ribosomal protein L13 codes for MNTLSYKTVSANKETVQKEWVVVDAEGHNLGRFASKVAMLLRGKYKPNFTPHVDCGDNVIVINAEKINLTGNKLEEKTYIRHTGYPGGQRTLTAKVVQAKNPAILVEKAVKGMLPKNKLGAELFRNLNVYVGAEHKHDAQKPKTVNLNDLK; via the coding sequence GTGAACACATTAAGCTACAAAACAGTTTCAGCAAACAAAGAGACCGTTCAGAAAGAATGGGTTGTTGTTGATGCTGAGGGTCATAATTTGGGCCGTTTTGCTTCTAAAGTTGCGATGCTTTTAAGAGGTAAATACAAACCAAATTTTACACCGCACGTGGACTGTGGAGACAACGTAATCGTTATCAACGCAGAAAAAATCAACCTTACTGGTAACAAACTGGAGGAAAAAACATACATCCGCCACACAGGTTACCCAGGAGGACAAAGAACTTTAACTGCAAAAGTTGTACAGGCTAAAAACCCTGCAATTTTAGTAGAAAAAGCTGTAAAAGGAATGCTCCCTAAAAACAAATTAGGTGCAGAGCTATTCCGTAATCTAAATGTATACGTAGGCGCAGAGCACAAGCATGATGCTCAGAAGCCTAAAACCGTTAACTTAAACGACTTGAAGTAA
- the rpsB gene encoding 30S ribosomal protein S2: MANTVEVKDLLEAGVHFGHMTRKWDPNMAPYIYMERNGIHIINLYKTAAKIEEANEALKKIAASGRKVLFVATKKQAKDIVAEKAKAANMPYITERWPGGMLTNFVTIRKAVKKMAAIDRMKKDGTFMTLSKKERLQVDRLRAKLEKNLGSISDMTRLPAALFVVDIKAEHIAVKEAHKLNIPVFAMVDTNSDPRQVNYVIPSNDDASKSIDKILSLVTGAIVEGHSERKSEKEEPQENKPEKEAAAPAAEATTATTEENK, encoded by the coding sequence ATGGCAAACACAGTAGAAGTTAAAGACTTACTGGAAGCAGGTGTACACTTTGGACACATGACCAGAAAATGGGATCCGAACATGGCTCCTTACATATATATGGAGCGTAATGGAATACACATTATTAACCTATATAAAACTGCAGCTAAAATTGAAGAGGCTAACGAAGCCCTTAAAAAAATAGCTGCATCGGGCAGAAAAGTATTATTTGTTGCTACTAAAAAGCAAGCAAAAGATATTGTTGCCGAAAAAGCAAAAGCTGCCAACATGCCGTACATCACAGAGAGATGGCCAGGTGGTATGCTTACTAACTTTGTTACTATCCGTAAAGCAGTTAAAAAAATGGCTGCTATTGATAGAATGAAGAAAGACGGTACATTTATGACTCTTTCTAAAAAAGAGCGTTTACAAGTTGACCGTTTACGTGCAAAGCTTGAAAAAAACCTTGGATCTATATCTGACATGACGAGGCTACCAGCAGCGTTATTTGTAGTAGATATTAAGGCAGAACACATCGCAGTAAAAGAAGCTCACAAATTAAACATTCCAGTTTTTGCAATGGTAGATACTAACTCTGACCCACGTCAGGTTAACTATGTAATACCATCAAATGATGATGCTTCTAAATCAATCGACAAAATATTGTCTTTAGTAACTGGTGCTATTGTAGAAGGACACTCTGAAAGAAAATCTGAAAAAGAGGAACCACAAGAGAACAAGCCCGAAAAAGAGGCTGCTGCACCAGCAGCAGAAGCTACAACGGCTACTACTGAGGAAAATAAATAA
- the pnuC gene encoding nicotinamide riboside transporter PnuC, whose protein sequence is MNEIFDFLFSQYKDYSTPFIVLEIIATIFGALSVVFSARNSILVYPTGLVSTALYVYLLYVGSLYGDMIINGYYFYMSIYGWWLWSRKDKQDGGTLKISKMQSKDNIVCLLIFMGSVIFVSSIYIYFDKFTYWWAYVDTFITGLFFIGMWLLAKRKLENWLFLIVGDIIAIPLFFLKGYTFTSMLSIFLTIVAFIGYFSWKKTLQNNPTTL, encoded by the coding sequence ATGAACGAAATATTCGATTTCCTTTTTAGCCAATATAAAGACTACTCTACCCCATTTATTGTATTAGAAATTATTGCAACCATATTTGGTGCACTAAGCGTTGTATTTTCGGCGCGAAACAGCATATTGGTATACCCCACAGGTTTAGTAAGTACAGCCCTATACGTTTATTTGTTATATGTAGGTAGCCTGTATGGCGACATGATAATTAATGGCTACTACTTTTACATGAGCATATACGGTTGGTGGCTATGGAGCAGAAAGGATAAACAAGATGGTGGCACACTAAAAATATCGAAAATGCAAAGTAAAGATAACATAGTGTGCCTACTAATATTTATGGGTTCGGTTATATTTGTGTCCAGTATTTATATTTATTTCGATAAATTTACATATTGGTGGGCGTATGTAGATACGTTTATTACAGGACTGTTTTTTATAGGTATGTGGCTATTAGCAAAACGTAAACTAGAAAACTGGCTGTTTTTAATTGTAGGCGATATTATTGCTATACCCCTTTTCTTTTTAAAAGGCTACACGTTTACCAGCATGCTAAGTATATTTTTAACTATTGTTGCATTTATAGGCTATTTTTCATGGAAAAAAACATTACAAAACAATCCTACAACACTGTAG
- a CDS encoding SusE domain-containing protein, translating to MKKIFNLSILSLLFLSIMSCSTDDNKILVEPTGAPVLNAPQDGAEIILNPNANDAVAITMVWDHGRYSVETAVDYSIEIAIAGTEFAEPLKIATTNNRFLALTGEQLSGYLLNASPDGLGLPEETEAVMIQARVTATIGDNGDLPETSNTITFNIIFPDEDVVIEPEDPMLFLVGSAQANYGLSEWDNTTAIPMRYIGDGTTMLFEAYVKVGANQSFKFIGEQGTWDNGNYGTIDGAQNGNLQNDGGSGDIKVAETDGDGLYYVWVDIDNLEYKSIKMNWGIIGAATPGGWDGETPMTYDFAENKFSITETLTTENMKLRSKNTGDFISGNEWAFQVGADDPFAYNTNAGDIAVTAGEATIELVIDFDGAVTLTGI from the coding sequence ATGAAAAAAATATTTAATCTATCAATTCTATCATTATTGTTCCTATCAATAATGTCGTGTAGTACTGATGATAACAAGATACTTGTTGAACCAACAGGCGCACCTGTACTAAACGCACCACAGGACGGTGCTGAAATAATACTAAACCCAAATGCCAACGATGCTGTTGCAATTACAATGGTATGGGATCATGGCAGATACAGCGTAGAAACAGCTGTAGATTATAGCATTGAAATAGCCATTGCAGGAACAGAATTTGCTGAGCCACTTAAAATAGCTACAACAAATAACCGCTTTTTAGCCTTAACAGGCGAGCAACTAAGCGGGTACTTACTAAATGCAAGCCCTGATGGTTTAGGACTTCCTGAAGAAACAGAGGCTGTAATGATACAAGCAAGAGTTACGGCAACTATTGGCGACAATGGCGATTTACCAGAAACATCTAATACTATTACATTTAACATTATATTCCCCGACGAAGATGTAGTTATAGAGCCCGAAGATCCGATGTTATTTTTAGTAGGTTCTGCGCAAGCCAATTACGGTCTTTCAGAGTGGGATAACACTACTGCAATACCAATGCGTTACATTGGCGACGGTACTACTATGTTATTTGAAGCCTACGTAAAAGTTGGTGCAAACCAAAGTTTTAAATTTATTGGTGAGCAAGGTACTTGGGATAACGGAAACTACGGTACTATAGATGGTGCACAAAACGGTAACCTACAAAACGATGGCGGTAGTGGCGATATAAAAGTTGCTGAAACTGATGGCGATGGCTTATACTACGTATGGGTAGATATTGACAACCTAGAGTACAAATCTATTAAAATGAACTGGGGTATAATTGGTGCTGCAACTCCAGGAGGTTGGGATGGCGAAACACCAATGACGTACGACTTTGCTGAAAACAAATTTAGTATTACTGAAACGCTTACTACTGAGAATATGAAATTACGCTCTAAAAACACAGGCGATTTTATATCAGGAAACGAGTGGGCATTCCAAGTAGGTGCCGATGATCCTTTTGCATACAATACTAACGCGGGCGACATAGCCGTTACAGCAGGAGAAGCTACTATCGAGTTGGTTATTGACTTTGATGGTGCTGTAACCTTAACAGGCATATAA
- the rpsI gene encoding 30S ribosomal protein S9: MATIHKIGRRKTAVARIYLSEGTGKITVNKKEFETYFPTPTLQYKVKQALTLTDNAENFDVKINVYGGGSTGQAEAVRMAIARAMCEVDAENRSILKPEGLLTRDPRMVERKKFGQKKARKKFQFSKR, translated from the coding sequence ATGGCAACCATCCACAAAATTGGAAGAAGAAAAACCGCTGTTGCCCGTATTTACCTTTCTGAAGGTACAGGTAAAATCACGGTAAACAAAAAAGAATTTGAAACCTATTTCCCAACACCTACTTTACAGTACAAAGTAAAACAGGCATTAACATTAACTGATAATGCTGAGAACTTTGATGTAAAAATTAATGTGTACGGAGGAGGATCAACAGGGCAAGCAGAAGCTGTAAGAATGGCTATTGCAAGAGCTATGTGTGAAGTAGATGCTGAAAACAGAAGCATCCTTAAACCAGAAGGTTTATTAACGAGAGACCCAAGAATGGTAGAGCGTAAGAAATTCGGACAGAAGAAAGCACGTAAGAAATTCCAGTTCTCTAAACGTTAA
- a CDS encoding 4'-phosphopantetheinyl transferase family protein, which translates to MPLYQSVSINQDTQLLVWKITESYNTLFRSVQLRDVCLARLEGMKSEQHQNGFLSVRMLLQEAGYTDFDLYYDEDGKPHLKDGKYISITHSHNFSAIIISNKNVGIDMEKQRKKILIIAEKFCTSELSYLNTKNDTERIRQLTVIWGVKEALFKMISLPGISFKNHIDVVPFTLEKDSGDANLRFNDMNCDYSFYFQEIEGFTLVYSFEKKQTQSL; encoded by the coding sequence ATGCCATTATACCAATCTGTTAGCATAAATCAAGATACCCAATTACTAGTCTGGAAAATTACAGAGTCATACAACACCCTTTTTAGGAGCGTTCAGCTTAGAGATGTATGCCTTGCTAGGTTAGAGGGGATGAAAAGCGAACAACACCAAAACGGTTTTTTAAGTGTTAGAATGCTTTTACAGGAAGCGGGTTATACCGATTTTGATTTGTATTACGATGAAGATGGTAAACCACACCTTAAAGACGGCAAGTACATATCCATAACCCATTCACACAATTTTTCGGCTATTATTATTAGCAACAAAAACGTGGGTATTGATATGGAAAAGCAACGCAAAAAAATATTGATAATTGCCGAAAAATTCTGTACCTCTGAGCTTAGTTACTTAAATACCAAAAATGATACAGAGCGCATACGGCAACTTACCGTTATTTGGGGTGTTAAAGAAGCCTTGTTTAAAATGATTTCGCTACCTGGCATTAGTTTTAAAAACCATATTGATGTTGTTCCGTTTACACTCGAGAAAGATAGTGGCGATGCCAACCTACGTTTTAACGATATGAATTGCGATTATTCGTTTTATTTTCAGGAAATAGAAGGTTTTACCCTAGTGTATAGCTTTGAAAAAAAACAAACACAAAGCCTATAA
- a CDS encoding DNA-3-methyladenine glycosylase I has product MDDKRRCGWCESSELYKKYHDEEWGKPVYDDATLFEFLLLETFQAGLSWYTILVKRESFKKAFDGFDYKKIALYNQNKIDALMQDTGIIRNTLKVKSAISNAQAFMKIQEEFGSFSDYFWAFTNGKPIINNFERLSDVPATTPLSDKISKDMKKRGFKFIGSTTLYAHMQATGMVNDHILSCWTRN; this is encoded by the coding sequence ATGGACGATAAAAGACGTTGCGGTTGGTGCGAAAGTAGCGAGTTGTATAAAAAATACCATGACGAGGAATGGGGTAAGCCTGTTTACGATGATGCTACGCTATTTGAGTTTTTATTGCTGGAAACTTTTCAAGCGGGGCTTAGCTGGTATACTATATTGGTTAAGCGTGAGAGCTTTAAGAAGGCGTTTGACGGGTTCGACTACAAAAAAATAGCACTGTACAATCAAAACAAAATAGATGCGCTAATGCAGGATACGGGTATAATACGCAATACGTTAAAAGTAAAATCGGCTATAAGTAATGCACAGGCTTTTATGAAGATACAAGAAGAGTTTGGTAGCTTTTCGGACTATTTTTGGGCTTTTACCAACGGTAAACCTATAATTAACAATTTTGAACGCCTTAGCGATGTACCTGCAACTACGCCACTATCGGATAAGATTAGTAAGGATATGAAAAAGCGAGGGTTTAAGTTTATAGGCTCTACTACACTCTATGCGCACATGCAGGCAACGGGTATGGTAAACGACCATATTTTATCGTGTTGGACGCGTAACTAG
- the tsf gene encoding translation elongation factor Ts codes for MANITAADVNKLRKTTGAGMMDCKKALVEADGDFDKAIENLRKKGQKVAANRADRESTEGAVIAVVNSDNTSGVVVSLNCETDFVAKNETFVTLATDLANLALNYSTKEEFLAADFKGLAVSEKLIEQTGVIGEKIEIGAFEKLDGAYVNSYIHAGNRIATLVALSANVNGAEEAAKNVAMQVAAMNPIALNEDGVDAATIEKEIEIAKDQLRQEGKPEAMLDNIAKGKLGRFFKDNTLVNQDYIKDSKMSVSKYVQSVDANLTVTGFKRAALA; via the coding sequence ATGGCAAATATTACTGCTGCAGACGTAAATAAATTAAGAAAAACCACAGGTGCAGGTATGATGGACTGCAAAAAAGCTTTGGTAGAAGCTGATGGGGATTTTGATAAAGCTATTGAGAACCTTCGTAAAAAAGGTCAGAAAGTAGCGGCTAACAGAGCAGATAGAGAATCGACTGAAGGTGCTGTTATTGCTGTTGTAAACAGCGACAACACATCGGGTGTAGTAGTATCTCTAAACTGTGAGACTGACTTTGTTGCAAAAAACGAAACTTTTGTAACATTAGCTACAGATCTTGCAAACCTTGCATTAAACTACAGTACTAAAGAGGAGTTCCTTGCTGCTGACTTTAAAGGTTTAGCTGTAAGCGAGAAACTTATAGAACAAACAGGTGTAATTGGTGAGAAAATAGAAATAGGTGCTTTTGAAAAACTTGATGGTGCTTACGTAAACTCATACATACACGCAGGTAACCGAATTGCTACTTTAGTAGCACTATCTGCTAACGTAAACGGTGCTGAGGAGGCTGCCAAAAATGTAGCAATGCAGGTTGCTGCAATGAACCCTATTGCACTTAATGAAGATGGTGTTGATGCTGCAACTATTGAGAAAGAAATCGAAATTGCTAAAGACCAACTTCGTCAGGAAGGCAAGCCAGAGGCTATGTTAGATAATATTGCTAAAGGTAAATTAGGTCGTTTCTTTAAGGATAACACACTGGTTAACCAAGATTACATTAAAGATAGCAAAATGAGCGTTAGTAAGTATGTACAATCTGTAGATGCTAACTTAACCGTTACAGGATTTAAAAGAGCTGCACTTGCTTAA